Proteins from a single region of Halichoerus grypus chromosome 13, mHalGry1.hap1.1, whole genome shotgun sequence:
- the ZNF664 gene encoding zinc finger protein 664, with amino-acid sequence MIYKCPMCREFFSERADLFMHQKIHTAEKPHKCDKCDKGFFHISELHIHWRDHTGEKVYKCDDCGKDFSTTTKLNRHKKIHTVEKPYKCYECGKAFNWSSHLQIHMRVHTGEKPYVCSECGRGFSNSSNLCMHQRVHTGEKPFKCEECGKAFRHTSSLCMHQRVHTGEKPYKCYECGKAFSQSSSLCIHQRVHTGEKPYRCCGCGKAFSQSSSLCIHQRVHTGEKPFKCDECGKAFSQSTSLCIHQRVHTKERNHLKISVI; translated from the coding sequence ATGATCTACAAGTGCCCCATGTGTAGGGAATTTTTCTCTGAGAGAGCAGATCTTTTTATGCATCAGAAAATTCACACTGCTGAGAAACCCCATAAATGTGACAAGTGTGACAAGGGTTTCTTTCATATATCAGAACTTCATATTCATTGGAGAGACCACACAGGAGAGAAGGTCTATAAATGTGATGATTGTGGTAAGGATTTTAGTACTACAACAAAACTTAACAGACATAAGAAAATCCACACAGTGGAGAAGCCCTATAAATGCTATGAGTGTGGCAAAGCCTTCAATTGGAGCTCACATCTTCAAATTCACATGAGAGTTCATACAGGTGAGAAACCCTATGTCTGTAGTGAGTGTGGAAGGGGCTTTAGTAATAGTTCAAACCTTTGCATGCATCAGAGAGTCCACACCGGAGAGAAACCCTTTAAATGTGAagagtgtgggaaggccttcaggCACACTTCCAGCCTCTGCATGCATCAGAGagttcacacaggagagaaaccctataaatgttacgagtgtgggaaggccttcagccAGAGCTCAAGCCTCTGCATCCATCAGAGAGTGCACACTGGGGAGAAACCCTATAGATGTTGTgggtgtgggaaggccttcagccAGAGCTCAAGCCTCTGCATCCACCAGAGAGTGCACACTGGGGAGAAACCTTTTAAATGTGatgagtgtgggaaagccttcagtcaGAGCACCAGCCTCTGCATCCACCAGAGAGTGCATACAAAGGAGAGAAACCATCTCAAAATATCAGTTATATAG